Within the Agromyces ramosus genome, the region CCTTGTCTCGATCGGCGCGCTGCCCGAGCCGCACAATTTCATCAACTCGACGCCGCACATGACGTTCGTCAAGGGCCAGGCGAACATCGACTACCTGAAGAAGCGAGTCGAGGCGCTGCGGAACGAACCGCTGTTCCCCGACATGGAATACACCGAAGACCTCGATCGCATCGCCGAGTGGACCCCGCTCCTCGTGAAGAAGCGCAACCCGAAGCAGAAGGTCGCCGCGACCCGCGTCGCGTCAGGCACCGATGTGGACTTCGGGGCCCTCACGACCTATCTCCTCCGCGACCTCGAGCGTCGTGGCGCCTCGGTGCTCACGAACCACCAGGTCACGTGGTTGAAGCGTCGCAAAGACGGCACCTGGAAGCTTCGCGTGCGCCATCTCGTCGGCAACATGCCCGAGACCGTGAACGCCCGGTTCGTGTTCGTCGGCGCCGGTGGCGGTGCCCTCGCCCTGCTCCAGCACTCCGGCATCCCCGAGATCAAGGGCTTCGGCGGCTTCCCGATCTCCGGCCAGTTCTTCCGAACAACGAATCCGAAGCTCGTCGCCCTGCACCAGGCCAAGGTCTACGGCAAGGCCGCGGTCGGTGCGCCCCCGATGTCGGTGCCGCACCTCGACACCCGCGTCGTCGACGGCGAGACTGCGCTGCTCTTCGGCCCGTTCGCCGGGTTCACGCCCAAGTTCCTGAAGACGAGCACGTGGTTCGACCTGCCGTTCTCGGTGCGCCTGCACAACCTCGGCCCGATGCTGCAGGTCGCGTTCAAGAACTTCGACCTCGTCAAGTACCTCGTCTCGGAATTGCTCGCCTCGCGCGCCAAGAAGCTGGCCGCCCTCCGAGAGTTCATGCCCACCGCGAAAGACCGCGACTGGGAGCTCATCACGGCCGGACAGCGCGTGCAGGTCATGAAGAGAGATCCGGAGAAGGGCGGTGTCCTGCAGTTCGGCACCGAGATCATCACCGGCGCCGACGGCACGATCGCCGGGCTCCTCGGTGCGTCACCGGGCGCATCGACCGCAGCGCCGATCATGCTCGACGTGCTCGCCCGATGCTTCCCCGATCGCATCGCCGCGTGGGAGCCGAAGCTCCGCGAGATGATCCCGAGCTACGGTCGACAACTGTCGGCCGAGCCGGCCGCTGCCGAAGCCGCACTCGCCGAGACCGCGAAGGTCCTCGAGCTCACCGCCTGAGTCCGACACCTCGCCGGCTTCCATTCGCGCGAAAGCTCTGCTAGCGTCGTTCCCGCTATGAAGTGAGTACACCCCATCGTCCCGCGCCTGAGGCGCCGTAGACACCGGGTGTACCCACGGTTCTGATCACACACCGTGCTGATCGCGAGAGCGGTCGCGTGCACCCATCCACGGCAATGCCCGGCGGGATCCACACTCCGCTCCCGGGTCGTCGTCTTGCCGCTGTCGCGGCGCCGGCTCCGCACGGTGCACCGCTCGTCGTCGTCGCTGCGACGGCGCTCGCCGGCGACCCGGGGCATTCGCGAAAGGCGGCCACCATGGCTGTACGCGTCTCTCCATCCCACTACCTTCGCGCCGACGGGCTCTCGGTCTCCTACCCCGACCGGCGCATCTTCACCGACCTCGACTTCACCGTCGCCCCGGGCCAGCGCCTCGGGCTGATCGGCGAGAACGGAGCGGGCAAGTCCACCCTGCTGCGCCTGCTCGCGAGTGGCGGCGGAAGCGACCGAGCGGATCCCGCGACCGCGAGCTCAGCGGATGCCGCGACCGCCGTGGCATCCGACGATGCCACGACCGACGGGCGCATCAGCCGCCCGCGGCGAACGGCGCTGCTCGCACAGGAGCTGCCGTTCCAGCCCGACGACCGCATCGACGAAGTGCTCGAGGCCGCACTCGCCGAGGTGCGCGCGATCGAACGCGAGCTCGACGTTGCCGCCTCGGCCCTCGGCGACGGCGCGGAGGCATCCGCTTCCCGCTATTCGGCGGCGCTCGACGCCGCGGAGCGTGCGGCCATCTGGTCGGCCACGTCGCGCCGCGACGAGCTGCTCGAGGGCCTCGGCGTTGCGGGGCTCGGTCTCGACCGGCGCATCGGCGAGCTCTCGGGCGGCCAGCGCAGCAGGTTCGCGCTCGCGGCGCTGCTGCTGAGCTCGCCCGACGCGTTGCTCCTCGACGAGCCCACGAACCATCTCGACGACGACGCGGCGGCGTTCCTCGAGGCGCGCCTGCGCGCCTGGAGCGGTCCGGTGGTGTTCGCGAGCCACGATCGCGAGTTCCTCGATCGAGTCGCCACGTCGCTCCTCGACCTCGACCCCGGCCGGGCAGGCGCCCTCGCGCTGAGCGGCGCAGACGCACGTTCGAGCGCAGGCGCTTCAAGGGACGAGCTGCTCGCCGCCGCGGGCGGTACGGTCTTCGGCGGCACGTTCTCGGAGTTCCTCACGGTGAAGGCCGAGGAGCGGCAACGCTGGCAGCGCCAATACGACGACGAGCAGGAGGAGTTGAAGCGGCTTCGCGTCGGCGCGGCCGAGACGGCTCGCAACGTCTCGCACGGACGAGCGGCGACCGACAACGACAAGTTCCTGAAGCACTTCAAGCGCGGCAACGTCGAGCAGGCCGTCTCGCGGCGGGTGCGCAACGCGGAGCTGCGGCTCGCAACTCTCGAGCGCGAGCAGGTGCGACGGCCGCCAGCGCCGCTCGAGTTCGCCGGCATCCCATCGGGTTCGCAGGCGCTCGAGGAGGCGTCCGGCCTGCTGCTCCAGTTGTCGGATGTCGCGGTGGGCTCACGGCTCGCCCTCGACGCGTTCGCCGTCGCCCCACTGACGCGGTTGCTCGTCACCGGAGCGAACGGTGCCGGCAAGTCGACGCTCCTCGGCGTGCTCGCGGGCACGCTGCCCGTCGATCGCGGCACCGTGCACCGGCGCAAGGGGCTGCGCGTGCAGCTCCTCGAGCAGGACGTGCGCTTCGCCGATCCGGATGCCTCGCCCCGCCGCCTCTACGAGCGGGTACTCGGGGAGCGGCGGGCCGAGCAGGTGCCGCTCGCGAGCCTCGGGCTCGTCGCCCCGCGCGATGAGTCGAAGCCGCTCGCGGCCCTGTCGGTCGGAC harbors:
- a CDS encoding ATP-binding cassette domain-containing protein, which produces MGSRLALDAFAVAPLTRLLVTGANGAGKSTLLGVLAGTLPVDRGTVHRRKGLRVQLLEQDVRFADPDASPRRLYERVLGERRAEQVPLASLGLVAPRDESKPLAALSVGQQRRLALALVIARPPHVFLLDEPTNHLSLGLATDLEAALGTYPGAVVIASHDRWLRRRWAGERLELDAGRVALAPEPVFAGPARERSTALRD
- a CDS encoding malate:quinone oxidoreductase; amino-acid sequence: MNSEESVDVVLIGGGIMSATLGSLISQLQPDWSIRVYERLGEVAQESSNAWNNAGTGHAALCELNYMPENPDGTVSAAKAVAINEQFQVSRQYWAYLVSIGALPEPHNFINSTPHMTFVKGQANIDYLKKRVEALRNEPLFPDMEYTEDLDRIAEWTPLLVKKRNPKQKVAATRVASGTDVDFGALTTYLLRDLERRGASVLTNHQVTWLKRRKDGTWKLRVRHLVGNMPETVNARFVFVGAGGGALALLQHSGIPEIKGFGGFPISGQFFRTTNPKLVALHQAKVYGKAAVGAPPMSVPHLDTRVVDGETALLFGPFAGFTPKFLKTSTWFDLPFSVRLHNLGPMLQVAFKNFDLVKYLVSELLASRAKKLAALREFMPTAKDRDWELITAGQRVQVMKRDPEKGGVLQFGTEIITGADGTIAGLLGASPGASTAAPIMLDVLARCFPDRIAAWEPKLREMIPSYGRQLSAEPAAAEAALAETAKVLELTA